In Paraburkholderia youngii, the genomic stretch GATCGCGCTATCGCTGCTGCCGCTGTTCGCGATGTCGCATGGCATTTCGAGCGAAGTGGCCGTGCTGTTCGCGTCCGCGCTGCTGCTCGGGGACACGACGATGCAGTTTCCGATCGGCTGGCTCGCCGACCGGCTCGGTCGCGAACGGGTGCATATCGGCTGCGGCATCGTGGTCGTCGCGTTGTTGCCGCTGCTGCCGTGGGCAGTCGGCTTGCCGTGGCTGCGCTGGCCGCTGTTGTACGTGCTCGGCGCGGCCGCGGGCGCGATCTACACGCTGTCGCTGGTGGCCTGCGGCGAGCGCTTTCGCGGTGTCGCGCTGGTGTCGGCGAGTTCGCTGGTCGGCGCGTCGTGGAGCGCGGCGAGCTTCGGCGGCCCGCTCGTCGCCGGCGCGTTGATGAAAACGGTCGGCCACGATGCGGTGATCGGCGTGCTGTTGTGCGCGGCGCTCGCGTTTCTGGTGGCGGCGTGGTGGGAGCGTCGGCGGATCACGCTGCGGGCGGCGAGTTGACGATTAGACGCTAGTTGCTGGCTTTTACGATCTATACGCCGGGTGATAATCTTCAACCCACGTTGCGCGGGCACTCGACACGGCCCATATTTGGTGGTGCCACCGCAAGCAACGGGGAGTCCGCCATGGTCTCGATGCGCTTGTTGCTCCGTGCCAGCCTGTTGGGCACGGCGATCGCGGTAGCCGCGATCGTCGCCGCAAACTGTGGAGGCGGCGGAGGCGGAAACAGCAGTGCCCCGACGGGCACGAGCGCCGGCGGCAGCGCCTCATCCGGCGCATCGACCCCAGCCGCGGCAAGCGGCGGCAGCACCACCACCGGTGGCACCACGAGCGGCGGCACCGGCACCGGTACCTCGGGCAGCGGTTCGGGCACGTCGATGGGCGATACATCCACGGCAGCCGTGCAGGACGTGCTCACATATCACAACGACATTGCGCGCACCGGCCAGAACCTCGGCGAATCCACGCTGACGCCCGCCAACGTGACGGCGACGAAGTTCGGCAAGGTCGGCTTCTTTAGTGTCGACGGCAAGGTCGACGCGCAGCCGCTATTCGTCGCTTCGCTGGCGATCGCAGGCGGCACGCACAACGTGCTATACGTCGCGACCGAGAACGACACCGTGTACGCATTCGATGCCGACACCGGCGCGACCCTGTGGCAGGTGCGCACACTCGGCAGCGGCGAAACTCCGAGCGACGATCTCGGCTGCAGCCAGATCGTGAACACGATCGGCATCACCTCGACACCGGTGATCGACCGTTCGCGCGGCACGCACGGCACGATCTATGTCGTCGCGATGTCGAAGGACGCGGCCGGCGGCTACCATCATCGCATTCACGCGCTCGACCTCGCGACCGGCGCCGAACTGCTGAACGGTCCCACCGAAGTCGCCGTCGCCTCTTACCCGGGCACTGGCGCGGGCAATACGAACGGAGTCCTGCCGTTCACCACGTCGTTGTACGCGGAGCGCGCGGGGCTGCTATTGCTCGGCAGCACGCTTTACACATCATGGACCTCGCACTGCGACCACGGCGGCTATACCGGCTGGATCATGGGCTACGGCGCCGACACGTTGCAGCAGACCACCGTGCTCAACGTGACGCCTAACGGCATCGGCGGCGCGATCTGGATGAGTGGCGCGGGACCGGCGTCGGACGGCTCGTCGATCTATCTGCTCGATGCGAACGGCACCTTCGAAACGACGATGACCTCGAGCGGCTTTCCGGCCAACAACGACTTCGGCAATACGTTCCTGAAGCTCGGCACGTCGGGCGGCCTGTCGGTCGCGGACTACTTCGCGATGACGAACCTCGTGCAGGAGTCCAACGACGACATCGACCTCGGCTCCGGCGGC encodes the following:
- a CDS encoding outer membrane protein assembly factor BamB family protein, translating into MGDTSTAAVQDVLTYHNDIARTGQNLGESTLTPANVTATKFGKVGFFSVDGKVDAQPLFVASLAIAGGTHNVLYVATENDTVYAFDADTGATLWQVRTLGSGETPSDDLGCSQIVNTIGITSTPVIDRSRGTHGTIYVVAMSKDAAGGYHHRIHALDLATGAELLNGPTEVAVASYPGTGAGNTNGVLPFTTSLYAERAGLLLLGSTLYTSWTSHCDHGGYTGWIMGYGADTLQQTTVLNVTPNGIGGAIWMSGAGPASDGSSIYLLDANGTFETTMTSSGFPANNDFGNTFLKLGTSGGLSVADYFAMTNLVQESNDDIDLGSGGALVLPDLTDANGVVQHLTLGAGKDSTIYVLNRDSMGKFNPTTDNIYQEIPAQLAGGEFGMPAYFNGRVYFGSVGDHLKAFTVTNAKLSITPTAQSAMTFAYPGTTPSISANGTTNGIVWAAENGNVAALHAFDPVTLNELYNSNQMGTRDQFGTGNKFITPMIANGKVYVGTTNGVAVFGLLGG